The following proteins come from a genomic window of Macadamia integrifolia cultivar HAES 741 chromosome 14, SCU_Mint_v3, whole genome shotgun sequence:
- the LOC122061217 gene encoding uncharacterized protein LOC122061217 → MEVKVAATCLHWSQSVASHSPSLAQTIASAISSPSSKKQRGGDRALVCRFVHKLAFLGTTSSTKLLRSRSCDAPKSRRQFLRRACSANLDGYSEEEFAESIRELARRFNQTSDDDEEQNNNYHAEDVESDTSIVDSREKQGESNSRNIDGCSINSVQRSSFFQSPKLESVQPPWFHVKLEPPDWPGRNEINQANIERKANSVDLPLSLRIIKKKKQCEEGFREAGETAYCSMKKAFSSMVFIIREIHSYTLQMREILFYEDLQDILARVQKEMHASFVWLFQQVFSQTPTLMVYVMILLANFTVYSMGNNSAIAAPPPPASAAIEMVSVNENQPKNFDSSSVMKKFSVSSSGKTAFVGGHNGGGGGKFRRVMSGTEGDGPFDGSSSSWNFQSLSHHQVSSFGNPNPNPTTTEGAESAWVEAESGGVRSKEEMKLWNSIVDESIKMQSALRDEALDHGTMQRFVSPVKADIEGEEESDYSRTELLYNMAVSQEPNNPMLLANYAQFLYVVLHDHDRAEEYFKKAIGVGRKEDGGGGGGGGGDAEALSKYATFLWLGRNDITAAEEMYLEAISADPGNTYHAANYAHFLWNTGGEDTCYPIDSLDNDFDLDA, encoded by the exons ATGGAAGTAAAGGTCGCCGCGACCTGTTTACATTGGTCTCAGTCAGTAGCTTCTCACTCCCCTTCGTTGGCTCAGACGATAGCCTCTGCAATTTCATCTCCTTCCTCGAAAAAACAGAGAGGAGGAGATCGAGCTCTGGTCTGCCGATTCGTCCACAAATTAGCTTTCTTAGGAACAACGTCATCGACAAAACTGTTGAGATCTCGATCTTGCGATGCCCCCAAGTCTAGACGCCAATTTCTCAGGAGGGCTTGCAGCGCGAACTTAGATGGATACTCAGAGGAAGAGTTCGCGGAAAGTATTCGGGAATTAGCACGGAGATTCAATCAAACAagcgatgatgatgaagaacagaACAATAATTACCACGCGGAGGATGTAGAATCGGATACTTCTATTGTTGATTCTAGGGAAAAGCAAGGCGAGAGCAACAGTAGGAACATCGACGGTTGCAGTATAAATTCTGTACAAAGATCGAGTTTTTTTCAGTCACCGAAGCTGGAGTCTGTGCAGCCTCCATGGTTCCATGTCAAGCTGGAACCACCGGACTGGCCTGGAAGGAATGAGATTAACCAGGCGAATATAGAACGAAAGGCAAACAGCGTGGACCTTCCCTTATCTCTTAGAatcataaagaagaaaaagcaaTGCGAAGAAGGTTTCAGAGAAGCAGGGGAGACCGCCTACTGCTCCATGAAGAAGGCCTTCTCATCGATGGTGTTCATCATTCGTGAGATACACAGCTACACGTTGCAGATGCGAGAGATTCTCTTCTACGAAGACCTCCAAGATATTCTAGCCCGAGTACAGAAGGAGATGCACGCCTCATTCGTTTGGCTCTTCCAACAGGTTTTCTCACAAACACCCACTCTCATGGTCTACGTGATGATTCTCCTTGCCAATTTCACCGTGTATTCGATGGGAAACAATTCAGCAATCGCAGCCCCGCCACCACCGGCGTCGGCTGCCATAGAGATGGTATCGGTGAATGAGAACCAGCCCAAgaattttgattcttcttcgGTAATGAAGAAGTTTTCAGTTTCGTCTTCCGGGAAAACGGCCTTCGTGGGAGGACACAATGGCGGCGGCGGTGGAAAGTTCCGCCGTGTTATGAGTGGGACTGAGGGAGATGGACCGTTCGATGGTTCGTCCTCATCATGGAACTTTCAGTCTCTGTCTCATCATCAGGTATCATCGTTTGggaacccaaacccaaaccccacgACAACGGAGGGAGCGGAGTCGGCGTGGGTGGAGGCAGAGTCGGGAGGAGTAAGAAGCAAGGAAGAGATGAAACTGTGGAATTCGATAGTGGACGAATCGATCAAAATGCAATCGGCGTTGAGAGATGAGGCTCTGGATCACGGAACTATGCAGAGGTTTGTGTCGCCGGTGAAGGCAGACATCGAAGGGGAGGAGGAATCTGACTACTCGAGGACGGAACTTCTATATAACATGGCCGTGTCTCAAGAGCCCAACAACCCTATGCTACTTGCGAATTACGCGCAGTTCCTCTACGTCGTCTTACACGACCATGACAG AGCGGAGGAGTATTTCAAGAAGGCAATAGGGGTGGGGAGGAaagaagatggaggaggaggaggaggaggaggaggagatgcGGAGGCGTTGAGCAAGTATGCGACGTTCTTGTGGCTGGGAAGGAATGACATTACCGCTGCGGAGGAGATGTACTTGGAGGCGATATCGGCGGATCCAGGGAACACGTACCACGCCGCCAACTACGCTCATTTCTTGTGGAACACAGGTGGCGAAGACACTTGTTACCCTATCGATTCACTCGACAACGACTTCGACCTCGATGCTTGA